The following proteins are encoded in a genomic region of Bubalus kerabau isolate K-KA32 ecotype Philippines breed swamp buffalo chromosome 13, PCC_UOA_SB_1v2, whole genome shotgun sequence:
- the LOC129625209 gene encoding beta-defensin 127-like: protein MRLLLIIAILLFQKFTVTEQLKRCWNQHIHGYCRKICRTTEVREVLCENGRYCCINLVELEEHKKITRPPRPKLRTLALTFSQDYLIEQNSTHSHRKPT, encoded by the exons ATGAGGCTCCTCCTGATCATTGCAATTCTGCTATTCCAGAAGTTCACAG TAACCGAACAACTTAAGAGATGCTGGAATCAACATATACACGGATACTGCAGGAAAATATGCAGAACAACAGAAGTACGTGAAGTACTATGTGAAAATGGAAGATATTGTTGCATCAATCTTGTGGAACTGGAAGAACATAAAAAAATTACCAGACCACCTCGTCCAAAGCTAAGGACATTGGCACTTActttttctcaagattatttaATTGAACAGAATTCTACACACTCCCACAGAAAGCCTACATAA